The following are from one region of the Pocillopora verrucosa isolate sample1 chromosome 3, ASM3666991v2, whole genome shotgun sequence genome:
- the LOC131796508 gene encoding beta-1,3-galactosyltransferase 1-like, whose protein sequence is MQHYDLLMIISSAPSNFERRNNIRKTWAFERSAKPRWTSVFLVAQTRNEAVSNVLLDEDEALKDLVRASYYDHYWNQTRKIQMGFEWAVTYCNFSFLLKLDDDVFVHVPRVLSFLSAPTTPKKMFYAGCHYANMGPHRKGKWMVTYEEYNKTRYPDFCPGFGYILSHDVVRAFVDTFSSLPFFRLDDVYVGMLASKNGISVTNNVGFELWHPPQYVCVPIKNTLVRHDVGEECQLEMFNLTIFPR, encoded by the coding sequence ATGCAACATTACGATCTTCTTATGATTATCTCCTCCGCTCCAAGTAATTTCGAAAGAAGGAATAACATTCGTAAGACATGGGCATTCGAAAGATCCGCAAAACCAAGATGGACGTCAGTTTTTCTGGTCGCTCAAACACGGAATGAAGCAGTTTCGAACGTGTTGCTCGACGAAGATGAAGCACTTAAGGACCTTGTGCGAGCTAGCTATTACGACCACTACTGGAATCAAACCCGAAAGATACAAATGGGCTTCGAGTGGGCAGTAACGTATtgtaatttttcgtttcttttgaaattggATGACGACGTTTTCGTGCACGTTCCAAGAGTTCTCTCCTTCTTAAGCGCACCCACCACGCCGAAGAAGATGTTTTATGCTGGCTGTCATTATGCAAACATGGGCCCTCATAGGAAAGGCAAATGGATGGTAACTTACGAGGAATACAACAAGACAAGATATCCAGACTTTTGCCCCGGTTTTGGATACATTTTATCTCACGATGTTGTACGTGCATTTGTTGACACTTTCTCTTCTTTACCGTTCTTCAGACTGGACGATGTTTACGTTGGCATGCTGGCGAGTAAGAACGGAATAAGTGTCACAAACAATGTGGGTTTTGAACTATGGCATCCGCCTCAATATGTATGTGTTCCAATAAAGAATACTTTAGTCAGGCATGATGTAGGGGAAGAGTGCCAACTGGAAATGTTTAACTTAACCATTTTTCCTCGGTAG
- the LOC131796495 gene encoding nuclear pore membrane glycoprotein 210-like yields the protein MASMGVFLVISLLLGFALVNGEHLQNTLNLPPRVLLPYVASGSVHTNFSFKVLHGCFVWTSSRPEVASTHPVYNNGDEESGRKCSKEAILTAQARVPKMQMTEIFGEDEVTGVVLRSDVYVHDIAKIEIVTTTRKLLLGEAPAVCHIQAFDKEGNMFSTLGGLEFEWELKTVEGVGSVNAKSVLRFMQFSFSSYETSPEICSLEAKGSRGGSIVIEPINTGTAIVKAMLKDTSFANVSPAEARILVLDNVLLVPGYDVYILVNTSVTYSVNRMHRGKTTAIPMPSSQFEFKLSNTTVGHLNVKKSSVLGVKIGYTKVTLVDKNMLLMQAVHQPAVGVHVVDAALLGFSIVPHPDWVLQVGIEYDVTVHIYSHDNRKVFITDNIRIDTSFDPSYFQVLWSSANGSFHHVRTLQKGKTMLTAMYTSIKILGTNVIYTFNNPISGQQEADIFDPVVVNPEIIVFPWYPPEQQKVASHTQFQYLLEPSGGSGMYIWSSSNTSVATVSTKGVVITTNAVGHTQARAADMKNLAIFGTAEVYVVPPRKMEFLPSVVEAQVGYSLSLPLAVATCIYTACQEFHVFTDCRTLPVMYSFSDPSIFKLVEEKRDYEITAGSCMSVKLLALRSGFTTLTVTYQYKDIILRSMVTVGAYHPLKVLDPVDVGVVSLCSAKNLLLEGGPLPWIVDTSGYYEEVIPDPQKEDHVSIGYYPTSDYLVDNSGSYHYFNIICLKQGEQVLTVKIGNKPSAKNPYPASSSVLIRFACMDPASLTIVPDIKLPTVDGRQLSPENCVSSNKEIHVRNNQQLNLAVHLRDSFGRLFDNFTSLTVVWSTSDRTLAEFVDMTSSVKMMFVKYKDDENLRRAMSYQTVSLSDKMGGVVIEASIEGYQCNILRWCGRELKKPVKFNLRGHLKLLLVPERQLVPPAASILNHPENQAVFHIKGGSGHFAVKGSSNAIAKVNYQGKTDILVIPRSEGLFTVMVHDLCLDSTGPAVADVQVSDVYGVDVVVVNKIELYASETLRLKLLDIFGVPLLFRNLEFLTLAPHFTPDILDIRRDVELEDKSKINQDTAYFTVRGLSLGTASLTFTASATGRGKATSDPKDIQVFAPLRLDPRLVVLIRGASFQVRSSGGPSPQAATIFSIANHTVATVSSVGLVEAQQLGTTNLTGFVQTADPIKGQTVLHSKDIVIIHVIQLKGIIINVASTNLVTGTKISMYAAGLNDETPFTFANAVPGLKFFWTSTNPDVCQVKSVYVLSGVAVESENDFRVDLHCINPGQTTVRLRVVITDHSYQQAHEDALLQDEVTFEVYERLQLIFPANGFLLLPHNVNTKIQTNRDGSARITYEMMTDCSKHNKASSGAAIAGVSRSGQVSTASLSGTAVVLVTVHEEFGINQTAVVHVEVKAVSSIVINCQSPVRTNSDKLHTFPLGMNVLLAVTLHDNIGRRFAVASIPLKYRLNRFDAVHVVPGPENGTFYARAVNLGEAILKVWDPSSVNIADYVRIRVGHGLTPTKATLLLGMVEQFSTSVISEGIGGMWSSSNDKVVRINSTTGIAMATAAGTATIYYKIPQLYSAQTEVKVESLSYIHVSRDDALVITNIPRLDGRGYVIPVNLGHDYLSQEQTTKASGLVDGILLFEELGFKQATPFQCILHLGNDLQGNIHAHDLFEVKPGFVNGQPMCYVVPKNAKDDVIKSASSIAAQLSLVVRIFDEIQGRSESSESLKLPFVPAFVLSETELELSADKRKAQVFVMANAEQLNNLEVRSQDPSLVEFTGWLNSVDKEAEYEIEVVEKNGKSFKRVWVEFKSLLTGQRGLVYVTYTAPSSGAVPVLLPGAIPSSEQCPTVAAGKIERSFQGFLFALLGQTSAWIIGLSFFIGCIILALILCCSPRGRGASSGAVSGAASPSPLRGTPQHGSPYPQGPYPGSSTGTLSAGRPIYLSSTTGAFSPGAGAYGSRGSANDTSLRSFPEEHDETHRGISTTYRHTKTSARTYLSDDSSHASGATSIGRVSPNKSPRLFSVNQ from the exons ATGGCGTCTATGGGTGTATTTCTTGTCATTTCTCTTCTTCTAGGATTTGCACTCGTAAATGGTGAACACTTGCAAAATACGCTCAACCTCCCGCCACGGGTGCTGCTTCCGTATGTCGCTAGTGGATCCGTTCATACCAATTTTTCCTTCAAAGTTCTGCATGGATGCTTCGTATG GACTTCGAGTAGACCCGAGGTTGCTTCAACTCATCCCGTGTACAACAATGGAGACGAAGAATCAG GGAGAAAATGTTCAAAGGAAGCCATTTTAACAGCCCAAGCGAGAGTTCCAAAAATGCAAATGACAGAAATATTTGGAGAAGATGAAG TTACTGGTGTGGTTTTGCGAAGCGATGTTTATGTACATGACATTGCGAAGATTGAAATTGTTACTACCACTCGCAAACTTTTGCTTGGGGAAGCACCAGCAGTTTGTCATATCCAGGCCTTTGACAAGGAAG GAAATATGTTTTCCACTCTGGGTGGTCTTGAATTTGAATGGGAACTGAAGACAGTTGAGGGGGTTGGTTCAGTTAATGCAAAATCTGTGTTAAG ATTTATGCAGTTTTCGTTTTCAAGTTATGAAACTTCACCAGAGATATGTTCTTTAGAAGCAAAG GGTTCACGTGGAGGTTCCATTGTAATAGAACCCATCAACACTGGAACAGCAATTGTCAAAGCAATGCTCAAGGATACATCATTTGCT AATGTTTCTCCAGCTGAAGCAAGAATTTTAGTTTTAGATAATGTGTTGTTAGTACCTGGCTACGATGTGTATATCCTGGTTAACACATCCGTCACGTATAGTGTCAACAGAATGCACAGAGGAAAGACCACAG CGATACCAATGCCGTCGTCACAATTTGAATTTAAACTGAGCAATACCACAGTAGGCCATCTGAATGTCAAGAAATCAAGTGTGCTTGGTGTCAAGATCGGTTACACCAAAGTTACTCTTGTTGATAAAA ATATGCTTCTCATGCAGGCTGTACATCAACCAGCTGTTGGAGTTCATGTTGTGGATGCAGCTTTGTTAG GTTTCAGTATTGTGCCACATCCAGACTGGGTGTTACAAGTGGGGATTGAGTATGATGTCACTGTTCATATCTACAGTCATGACAACCGTAAAGTCTTTATCACTGAT aatATTCGCATTGATACCTCATTTGATCCATCATACTTCCAAGTGCTCTGGTCTTCAGCTAATGGCTCCTTTCATCATGTGCGAACTCTACAGAAAGGCAAGACCATGTTGACAGCCATGTACACAAGCATTAAG ATTCTTGGTACAAACGTGATCTACACCTTCAATAATCCCATCTCAGGACAACAAGAAGCAGATATTTTTGATCCAGTGGTTGTCAACCCTGAGATAATAGTGTTCCCATGGTACCCACCAGAGCAACAGAAAGTGGCCAGCCACACCCAGTTTCAATATTTATTGGAG CCATCTGGAGGAAGTGGAATGTATATTTGGTCATCATCTAACACCTCAGTAGCCACTGTAAGCACCAAAGGTGTTGTTATCACAACTAATGCAGTAGGACACACCCAGGCTCGTGCAGCAGACATGAAGAATCTGGCAATTTTTGGAACAGCAGAG GTTTATGTCGTTCCACCAAGAAAAATGGAGTTTCTTCCCTCTGTTGTTGAAGCTCAAGTTGGTTATTCATTGTCACTCCCACTGGCTGTAGCAACTTGCATTTATACAG CATGCCAAGAGTTCCATGTTTTCACCGATTGTCGCACTCTCCCTGTGATGTACTCTTTTTCTGACCCGTCTATTTTCAAGTTAGTTGAAGAGAAAA GAGATTATGAGATAACTGCTGGAAGTTGTATGTCAGTGAAGCTTCTTGCCCTTCGTTCTGGCTTCACCACACTGACTGTGACATACCAGTACAAGGACATAATTCTACGTTCTATGGTGACTGTTGGTGCTTATCACCCACTTAAG GTTCTAGATCCAGTGGATGTTGGTGTGGTGTCTTTGTGTTCAGCAAAGAACCTCTTGTTAGAGGGAGGACCTCTTCCTTGGATTGTGGATACTTCTGGATATTATGAAGAAG TGATTCCAGATCCACAGAAAGAGGACCATGTTTCTATTGGGTATTATCCCACATCTGACTATCTTG TTGATAACAGTGGATCGTATCATTATTTTAACATAATCTGTTTAAAGCAAGGTGAACAG GTTCTCACTGTGAAGATTGGAAACAAACCATCTGCAAAGAATCCATACCCAGCAAGCTCCTCTGTATTAATCAG atttGCATGCATGGACCCTGCATCTCTGACAATTGTTCCCGACATAAAACTTCCAACAGTGGATGGGCGTCAACTGTCTCCTGAAAATTGTGTGAGCTCGAACAAAGAG ATCCATGTGCGCAACAATCAACAGTTAAACCTTGCTGTCCATCTCCGTGACTCCTTCGGACGCTTATTTGACAACTTCACATCACTGACTGTAGTTTGGTCGACCAGCGATCGCACTTTGGCAGAATTTGTTGACATGACAAGTTCTGTTAAGATGATGTTTGTCAAATACAAGGACGATGAAAACCTTAGAAGAGCAATGT CATATCAAACTGTCAGTTTGAGCGACAAGATGGGTGGAGTTGTTATCGAGGCATCCATTGAAGGCTACCAATGCAACATTTTAAGATGGTGTGGAAGGGAATTgaag AAACCCGTTAAGTTTAATTTGCGAGGGCATCTGAAATTGCTGCTTGTTCCTGAAAGGCAACTTGTTCCACCAGCCGCTTCAATACTGAATCATCCTGAAAATCAA GCTGTTTTCCACATTAAAGGAGGCTCGGGTCACTTTGCTGTCAAAGGAAGCAGCAATGCTATTGCAAAAGTCAATTACCAAGGAAAAACTGACATACTA GTTATCCCAAGATCCGAGGGTCTGTTCACCGTGATGGTGCACGATTTGTGCTTGGACTCAACCGGGCCAGCGGTTGCCGATGTTCAAGTTTCTGATGTGTACGGTGTagatgttgttgttgtcaacAAG ATCGAGCTGTACGCATCAGAGACCCTGAGGCTCAAATTGCTAGATATATTTGGGGTGCCACTGTTGTTCAGAAATCTTGAGTTTCTCACCTTGGCTCCACATTTTACTCCAGACATTTTAGACATCAG GCGGGACGTTGAGCTTGAAGACAAGAGTAAAATCAATCAAGATACTGCATATTTCACGGTCAGAGGACTCTCTCTTGGTACTGCAAGCCTCACATTCACAGCATCAGCAACAGGGAGAGGAAAAGCGACAAGTGATCCAAAGGATATCCAG GTTTTTGCACCCCTAAGGCTGGACCCAAGATTGGTGGTGCTGATTCGTGGAGCGTCATTTCAG GTTCGAAGTTCAGGTGGGCCCAGTCCCCAGGCGGCAACAATCTTCAGCATCGCTAACCACACAGTGGCAACTGTCAGCAGCGTGGGACTAGTGGAGGCACAGCAGCTTGGAACAACAAACCTTACTGGGTTTGTACAAACAGCTGATCCAATCAAGGGACAGACGGTGTTGCATTCCAAG GATATTGTTATCATACATGTCATACAGCTGAAAGGAATTATTATCAATGTTGCCTCTACCAACCTTGTCACTGGAACTAAG ATCAGCATGTATGCAGCTGGTTTAAACGATGAAACGCCATTTACTTTTGCTAATGCTGTACCTGGTTTGAAGTTCTTCTGGACCTCAACTAACCCCGATGTATGCCAAGTCAAGTCAGTGTACGTTTTG AGTGGGGTGGCTGTGGAAAGCGAGAATGATTTCCGTGTGGATCTGCACTGCATTAACCCCGGACAAACGACTGTACGACTCAGGGTGGTAATAACTGACCATAGTTATCAACAGGCTCATGAGGACGCTTTGTTACAAGATGAGGTCACATTTGAG GTCTATGAAAGGCTGCAGTTGATTTTCCCTGCAAATGGTTTTCTACTTCTTCCTCACAATGTTAACACCAAAATCCAGACAAACAG AGATGGTTCGGCAAGAATAACCTACGAGATGATGACAGACTGTTCTAAGCACAACAAGGCCTCTAGTGGTGCTGCTATAGCTGGTGTCAGTAGAAGTGGTCAGGTGTCCACTGCATCTCTGTCTGGGACGGCTGTGGTGTTGGTAACTGTCCATGAGGAGTTCGGCATCAATCAAACTGCTGTTGTCCATGTGGAG GTCAAGGCTGTTTCATCAATCGTTATAAATTGTCAGTCTCCCGTGAGAACGAACTCTGACAAGCTACATACATTTCCCCTGGGAATGAATGTCCTGTTGGCTGTAACATTGCATGACAATATCGGACGAAGATTTGCTGTTGCCAGTATCCCGCTCAAATACAGGCTCAACAG ATTTGATGCCGTTCATGTTGTACCAGGACCAGAAAATGGCACTTTTTATGCCAGGGCAGTAAACCTTGGTGAAGCCATCCTTAAG GTGTGGGATCCAAGTTCTGTTAACATAGCAGACTACGTCCGCATACGAGTTGGTCATGGTCTGACTCCAACCAAAGCGACACTGTTGTTAGGGATGGTAGAACAGTTCAGTACAAGTGTTATATCTGAAG GTATAGGTGGTATGTGGTCATCATCTAACGACAAAGTTGTCAGAATCAACTCCACGACTGGCATAGCAATGGCAACAGCTGCAGGAACTGCTACTATTTACTACAAGATACCTCAGTTGTACTCAGCCCAGACTGAAGTCAAAGTCGAGAGCCTGAGTTACATTCATGTCTCGAGAGATGACGCCCTGGTCATCACCAATATCCCGCGACTGGATGGGCGTGGCTATGTCATTCCTGTTAACTTGGGACACGACTATTTGTCGCAGGAACAAACGACCAAAGCATCTGGTCTTGTAGATGGAATTCTGCTGTTTGAAGAACTAGGTTTCAAACAGGCGACACCTTTCCAGTGTATTCTACACCTTGGTAATGATCTGCAAGGCAATATCCACGCACATGACTTGTTTGAGGTGAAGCCCGGGTTCGTCAATGGACAACCAATGTGTTATGTGGTACCAAAGAATGCTAAAGACGATGTGATCAAGTCGGCAAGTTCTATCGCTGCTCAGCTGAGTCTTGTTGTCAGGATTTTCGACGAGATTCAAGGTCGTAGCGAATCCTCGGAGTCACTAAAACTTCCCTTCGTGCCTGCATTTGTGTTGAGTGAAACAGAACTGGAGCTTTCTGCTGATAAACGGAAAGCGCAAGTTTTTGTTATGGCCAATGCTGAACAGCTGAACAACCTTGAG GTAAGATCTCAAGACCCGTCCCTGGTCGAATTTACAGGGTGGTTAAATTCAGTTGATAAGGAGGCCGAATATGAGATAGAAGTTGTCGAGAAAAACGGCAAGTCGTTCAAGAGAGTCTGGGTGGAGTTTAAAAGCTTACTTACCGGCCAGAGAGGCTTAGTGTACGTGACTTACACAGCGCCATCCAGTGGTGCAGTCCCTGTGCTGTTACCAGGAGCAATTCCAAGCAGTGAGCAGTGTCCAACAGTCGCAGCAGGCAAAATAGAGAGAAGCTTTCAAGGATTTCTCTTCGCCTTGCTTGGACAGACAAGTGCTTGGATAATcggtttgtcattttttattgGGTGCATAATTCTTGCGCTGATCTTATGCTGCAGTCCTCGTGGCAGGGGTGCCAGTAGTGGAGCAGTGTCTGGAGCGGCCTCTCCCAGCCCTCTCAGAGGGACCCCTCAGCATGGAAGCCCTTATCCACAAGGTCCATATCCTGGTTCATCTACAGGTACATTGTCCGCGGGAAGGCCCATTTATCTGAGCTCAACCACAGGCGCATTTTCACCGGGAGCTGGGGCTTATGGATCTCGTGGTAGTGCGAACGATACATCTCTTCGGTCCTTTCCAGAGGAGCACGATGAAACACACCGAGGAATATCCACAACATACCGGCACACCAAAACCTCTGCTCGCACATATCTTTCCGACGATAGTTCTCACGCCTCTGGAGCAACGTCTATTGGGCGTGTTTCACCGAACAAGTCACCCAGATTGTTCAGTGTCAATCAATAA